From a single Rubrobacter calidifluminis genomic region:
- the efp gene encoding elongation factor P has protein sequence MISTNQFKNGSAIKVDGKRFTILYFQHVKPGKGGAFVRTRLRNMDTGAVIEKTFRAGEKVEDIRTESKEMQYLYRDGDLFYFMDLETFEQVAIPLDVVGDAVNYIVPNGTVSVLYADGEVVSVQPPAHVDLEVTQTDPGVRGDTATGGSKPATLETGLVVQVPLFISEGDRVRVDTRTREYLTRV, from the coding sequence ATGATATCCACGAACCAGTTCAAGAACGGATCGGCGATAAAGGTGGACGGCAAGAGGTTCACGATCCTCTACTTCCAGCACGTGAAGCCCGGCAAGGGGGGGGCCTTCGTCAGGACGCGCCTGCGCAACATGGACACCGGGGCGGTCATAGAGAAGACCTTCCGGGCCGGGGAGAAGGTCGAGGACATAAGGACCGAGTCCAAGGAGATGCAGTACCTCTACCGGGACGGGGACCTCTTCTACTTCATGGATCTCGAGACCTTCGAGCAGGTCGCGATCCCGCTGGATGTCGTCGGGGACGCGGTCAACTACATCGTGCCCAACGGCACGGTGAGCGTACTCTACGCCGACGGGGAGGTAGTGAGCGTGCAGCCCCCGGCCCACGTCGACCTGGAGGTCACCCAGACCGACCCCGGCGTCAGGGGGGACACGGCCACGGGCGGGAGCAAGCCGGCGACGCTGGAGACCGGGCTCGTCGTGCAGGTCCCGCTCTTCATCAGCGAGGGTGACCGGGTGAGGGTCGACACCCGCACCAGAGAGTATCTGACCCGGGTATGA